The Drechmeria coniospora strain ARSEF 6962 chromosome 02, whole genome shotgun sequence genome has a segment encoding these proteins:
- a CDS encoding ribosomal protein L39, with protein sequence MTTQPLSHTTAPPHPPVLARAFTPSGACKILAYPQTRPKSSPSATRLDKPNKMPSHKSFRTKQKLAKAQKQNRPVPQWIRLRTNNTVRYNAKRRHWRKTRLGI encoded by the exons ATGACGACACAGCCACTCAGCCACACCACGGCACCGCCCCATCCTCCTGTCCTCGCTAGGGCTTTTACGCCCTCTGGTGCGTGCAAAATCCTTGCCTATCCGCAAACTCGGCCAAAATCATCACCATCAGCGACTCGACTCGACAAGCCGAACAAGATGCCG AGCCACAAGTCCTTCCGTACCAAGCAGAAGCTTGCCAAGGCGCAGAAGCAGAACCGCCCTGTGCCCCAATGGATCAGACTCCGAACTAACAACACCGTTCG CTACAACGCGAAGAGACGGCACTGGAGGAAGACGCGCCTCGGCATCTAA
- a CDS encoding putative ARL1-ADP-ribosylation factor: MGAGMSWFSNLLWAKKEIRILILGLDNAGKTTLLYRLKIGEVVTTIPTIGFNVESVTYKNLNFNVWDLGGQTSIRPYWRCYYANTAAVIFVVDSTDIERLQTASEELSAMLNEEELKDASLLVFANKQDQPGAKGAGEISEALRLGELRDRNWSIMACSAVDGSGVSEGMDWLVQTVAQD; encoded by the exons ATGGGTGCGGGCATGTCATGGTTCTCCAACTTGCTGTGGGCAAAGAAGGAGATACGAATCCTAATTCTGGGTCTT GACAATGCCGGCAAGACGACGCTACTGTACAGGTTGAAG ATCGGCGAAGTCGTCACGACGATACCGACCATCGGCTTTAACGTCGAGTCCGTGACGTACAAGAACCTCAACTTCAATGTCTGG GACCTGGGAGGTCAAACGAGCATCAGGCCATACTGGCGGTGCTACTACGCCaacacggccgccgtcatcttcgtcgttGATTCGACCGACATTGAGCGATTACAAACTGCTTCCGAGGAGCTGTCCGCCATGCtcaacgaggaggagctcaaggacgCGTCCCTGCTGGTGTTCGCCAACAAGCAGGATCAGCCTGGTGCCaagggcgccggcgagattTCCGAGGCGCTGCGTCTCGGGGAGCTGCGAGATCGTAACTGGAGCATCATGGcctgctcggccgtcgacggcagcggcgtgAGTGAAGGCATGGACTGGCTGGTG